Proteins from one Prevotella sp. E2-28 genomic window:
- a CDS encoding chitobiase/beta-hexosaminidase C-terminal domain-containing protein has translation MKYKTLRFTLVSLLMMVCGTVFADESPEVTFDFTGQTDWKIPTSGTNKDLATFTAGNYSIKLYSTDNYKQNSGYLILGKANSYLEFPAFDFAVSKIVVTGKNGASGSVGQNIYVGENAVSTATTGATGTNTYEIASGNQAAGTIYKLMVTSAHNTQITKIEVYKATVSTVATPAITPNGGSFIGTQSVTLSCDTEGATIYYTLDGSEPTAQSTQYAGTAFEITGTTTVKAIAIKGDDKSSVASATFTAIPSFATIAAMSALANNAVFAFTGEALIVAKPTAKHVFIKDETGSALVYDNSGELTEAAAVGKTIAANWTGKVSIYKNLFELVPDKAIAVKDGDAVSVTYPEVTVADLTAENVNKVVTLKGITSYTVDGKNIAIKIGETDVVGYNQFGLEIAAAEEGKTYQMVGAISRYNDNIQFQPIEIKEQVEETPKPIYIETDLTAQFNSLATTKWTGSSGQVGWAAPTVTTNSGLNVAAWEKYDGSCDWTGDIMSSSVTGLTPGTYKIELYGAAAFTFGRGFGSTAFTGDFTKDSNTAYSENDAITENTGVTLFAETAEGKVSKEIPIWYATNFNTSGIATATLENVIVGDAGTIKIGLSKTSTSTNWHVVQLKGVTAQVDAVELHATTLAAAQTALNAEENAIVTGDERDSLTAAITENTTVAEQTADAYKAAIAALNKAISAFTGAKAAYEALATAKAEKAAMTFAYASVDKKNAAEATLTAEATSAADATAKTEAITKAYRQYAESSALLEGVEGATNVTDSITNPAAEAAVAAPWNVVLGEGSGGNIDVKTNEPWTDGDDNATHKYFDGGNWGAQAWDVALQQKIALPAGKYMLTVKGRASADVAMTLFAGEDTVKMASIGATDGLFNRGWNDSSVEFEVAKADSIVIGVRGVTNMQYNWMSFSDFRLMQFPAEVEIAHTWDFTKWSDATVANLKADAAASKLEGWSDVEKQADAEAGNEPTETSKDNCFWAAKTMQATEDGELLANGVAIEELKGLVFLPTGLQTRNLAIAVNYPVALSTYEGGAYLWLGGSDKDYFVIPNVKAGTTIKMGVESHKTSDARGVRLYMSNDGAKGDQLKDPEGNEVAMPKTYEVQSWKVPGEEGVVNIIVNNSNGCHIYFIDAEIGEPVVPEPAAQEYKGYVAIQTSINGAPQGEATTAEQTLTITPIKDVQDSVAVTFSGFIATMPPATFPEFTFNASVAANDSIAYTAATGSSISFQDGQMIKNYNLTGAGSATTKEDTPVFMIQLFQNPAMKINVVFAATEDGAKTALENYFTTTGISTVKTAVENGAAFNLNGQKVMKTQKGLYIINGKKVVIK, from the coding sequence ATGAAGTATAAAACATTACGCTTTACACTTGTCAGTTTACTGATGATGGTGTGCGGAACGGTGTTTGCAGATGAAAGTCCAGAAGTGACGTTTGACTTTACAGGTCAAACCGATTGGAAAATTCCAACTTCAGGAACAAACAAAGACCTCGCAACATTCACGGCTGGAAATTATTCCATTAAGCTGTATTCAACAGACAACTACAAGCAGAACTCTGGTTACCTTATTTTGGGTAAGGCGAACTCTTATCTCGAGTTCCCTGCTTTTGATTTTGCTGTTAGTAAAATCGTGGTAACAGGTAAAAACGGAGCTTCGGGATCTGTAGGCCAAAACATTTATGTAGGTGAAAATGCAGTTAGTACTGCTACAACTGGTGCTACTGGCACGAACACCTACGAGATTGCTTCAGGTAATCAAGCTGCAGGTACCATTTACAAACTAATGGTGACATCTGCCCACAACACTCAGATTACCAAAATTGAGGTTTACAAAGCCACAGTTTCTACTGTAGCTACACCCGCCATCACTCCTAATGGTGGTTCATTCATCGGAACTCAATCCGTAACTCTGTCTTGTGACACTGAGGGTGCTACTATCTATTACACTCTTGATGGAAGCGAACCTACTGCTCAGTCAACACAGTATGCTGGCACAGCATTTGAAATAACAGGGACCACAACGGTAAAAGCTATTGCCATCAAAGGAGATGACAAGAGTTCTGTTGCAAGCGCTACATTTACCGCTATCCCCAGCTTTGCAACGATTGCTGCAATGAGTGCCCTTGCAAACAATGCTGTTTTCGCATTCACTGGCGAAGCCCTGATTGTTGCGAAGCCTACTGCAAAGCACGTATTCATCAAGGATGAGACTGGAAGCGCATTAGTTTATGACAACTCTGGAGAACTTACTGAAGCTGCTGCAGTTGGTAAGACCATTGCAGCTAACTGGACTGGTAAGGTTAGCATCTACAAGAATCTTTTTGAACTTGTTCCTGACAAAGCTATCGCAGTAAAGGACGGTGACGCTGTTTCTGTAACATATCCTGAAGTTACAGTTGCTGATCTTACTGCCGAAAACGTTAATAAGGTAGTTACACTGAAGGGTATCACAAGCTATACTGTTGATGGTAAGAATATTGCAATCAAGATTGGTGAGACCGATGTTGTAGGCTATAACCAGTTTGGTTTAGAGATTGCTGCTGCAGAAGAAGGCAAGACCTACCAGATGGTTGGTGCTATCAGCCGCTATAACGACAACATTCAGTTCCAGCCTATCGAGATTAAGGAGCAGGTTGAAGAGACTCCCAAGCCTATCTATATTGAGACCGACCTGACTGCTCAGTTTAACAGTTTGGCAACTACGAAATGGACCGGTTCTTCTGGTCAGGTAGGTTGGGCTGCTCCAACGGTAACGACCAACTCTGGATTAAATGTAGCTGCTTGGGAGAAATATGACGGCTCTTGTGACTGGACTGGTGATATCATGTCATCCTCTGTTACAGGCTTGACACCTGGTACTTATAAGATTGAACTCTATGGTGCTGCTGCATTCACATTCGGTCGTGGCTTCGGCTCAACTGCTTTCACAGGCGACTTCACAAAGGATAGTAATACGGCATATAGCGAAAATGATGCCATTACTGAAAATACTGGTGTGACGCTCTTTGCAGAAACAGCAGAAGGAAAGGTATCTAAGGAAATTCCTATTTGGTATGCAACGAACTTTAACACCTCTGGTATTGCTACTGCTACATTGGAGAATGTCATTGTTGGTGACGCCGGTACAATTAAGATAGGTCTTTCTAAGACATCTACTTCTACTAACTGGCACGTTGTTCAGCTGAAGGGTGTGACCGCTCAGGTTGACGCTGTTGAACTGCATGCTACCACCCTGGCTGCTGCCCAGACTGCTCTGAATGCAGAAGAGAATGCTATTGTTACCGGTGATGAGCGTGACAGCCTGACTGCAGCCATCACAGAGAATACTACTGTTGCTGAGCAGACTGCAGATGCCTACAAGGCTGCTATCGCTGCCTTGAACAAAGCTATCTCTGCATTCACAGGTGCCAAGGCTGCATACGAGGCTCTGGCCACGGCTAAGGCTGAGAAGGCTGCTATGACTTTCGCTTACGCATCTGTAGATAAGAAGAATGCTGCTGAAGCTACTCTGACTGCTGAAGCTACATCTGCTGCTGACGCTACTGCTAAGACAGAGGCTATCACTAAGGCATACCGCCAGTATGCTGAGTCAAGCGCATTGCTCGAAGGTGTTGAGGGTGCAACAAACGTAACCGATTCTATTACCAACCCCGCTGCCGAGGCTGCTGTTGCTGCTCCTTGGAATGTTGTTCTGGGCGAAGGTTCTGGCGGTAATATTGACGTCAAGACAAATGAGCCTTGGACTGACGGCGACGACAACGCTACTCACAAGTACTTCGATGGTGGCAACTGGGGTGCACAGGCATGGGATGTTGCCCTGCAGCAGAAGATTGCCCTGCCCGCTGGTAAGTACATGCTCACCGTGAAGGGTCGTGCATCTGCCGACGTTGCCATGACCTTGTTTGCTGGCGAGGACACTGTAAAGATGGCTTCTATCGGTGCTACCGATGGTCTGTTCAACCGTGGTTGGAACGACTCATCTGTAGAGTTTGAAGTGGCTAAGGCTGATTCTATCGTTATCGGTGTACGTGGTGTTACTAACATGCAGTACAACTGGATGTCATTCTCTGACTTCCGCCTGATGCAGTTCCCCGCAGAGGTTGAGATTGCTCATACTTGGGACTTCACAAAGTGGAGCGATGCTACTGTTGCTAACCTGAAGGCTGACGCTGCTGCAAGCAAGCTCGAAGGTTGGAGCGACGTAGAGAAGCAAGCTGATGCTGAGGCTGGCAATGAACCTACCGAGACATCTAAGGACAACTGCTTCTGGGCTGCTAAGACCATGCAGGCAACAGAAGATGGCGAACTGCTTGCCAACGGTGTTGCAATCGAAGAACTGAAGGGCTTGGTATTCCTGCCCACAGGTCTCCAAACACGTAATCTGGCTATCGCTGTTAACTATCCTGTTGCTCTGAGCACTTACGAAGGTGGTGCATATCTCTGGCTGGGTGGTTCTGACAAGGACTACTTCGTCATCCCCAACGTGAAGGCTGGTACCACCATTAAGATGGGTGTTGAGTCGCACAAGACATCTGACGCTCGTGGTGTACGTCTCTATATGAGCAACGATGGCGCTAAGGGTGATCAGCTGAAAGATCCCGAAGGTAACGAGGTAGCTATGCCTAAGACCTATGAGGTGCAGAGCTGGAAGGTTCCTGGTGAGGAAGGTGTTGTCAACATCATCGTGAACAACTCAAACGGTTGCCACATCTACTTCATCGACGCTGAGATTGGTGAGCCCGTTGTTCCTGAGCCTGCCGCACAGGAGTACAAGGGCTACGTAGCTATACAGACCTCCATCAATGGTGCACCTCAGGGTGAAGCAACAACTGCTGAGCAGACCCTGACCATCACTCCTATCAAGGATGTTCAGGACTCAGTTGCCGTAACCTTCTCTGGTTTCATTGCTACAATGCCTCCCGCCACATTCCCTGAATTCACATTTAATGCGAGTGTAGCTGCAAATGACAGTATTGCTTACACTGCAGCAACAGGCAGCAGCATTTCATTCCAGGATGGACAAATGATCAAGAACTACAACCTCACAGGTGCTGGTTCAGCCACCACCAAGGAGGATACTCCTGTATTCATGATTCAGTTGTTCCAGAACCCTGCAATGAAGATCAACGTGGTATTCGCTGCTACCGAGGATGGAGCCAAGACTGCTCTTGAGAATTACTTCACGACTACCGGCATCAGCACTGTGAAGACTGCTGTTGAGAACGGTGCCGCATTCAACCTGAACGGCCAGAAAGTGATGAAGACTCAGAAGGGTCTGTACATCATTAATGGCAAGAAGGTCGTGATTAAGTGA